A genomic window from Mauremys reevesii isolate NIE-2019 unplaced genomic scaffold, ASM1616193v1 Contig30, whole genome shotgun sequence includes:
- the LOC120393794 gene encoding protein-glutamine gamma-glutamyltransferase E-like, translating to MAALTLTNINWQLEANASAHHTDRYSSTELTVRRGQAFTVILTFNRALQSGESLTFTAETGPKPSLQAKTQAVFDISSTASNSTWSAVQQSTDSSSVSISISSPANAAIGRYRLSVQPASGGSAPRRTLGTFVLLFNPWSSGDDVFMPDSTERKEYVQEEFGIVFTGNINRISKMGWNYGQFQEDILNICLSILDRSLSYRKDPATDVSRRNDPKYVGRVLSAMVNSNDDNGVLQGKWTGNYSDGTNPSSWNGSVEILRKWKDAGFKPVKYGQCWVFASVLNTVLRCLGIPTRTISNFNSAHDTDRNLSVDVYYDESGNPLSMGHDSVWNFHVWNESWFTRSDLGPSYNGWQILDATPQEKSAGIFQCGPASLIAIKEGDVDLDYDSPFVFAEVNADRITWTYNIRTREAKPISSETKSIGQFTSTKAVGSYARVDVTNNYKYGEGSQKEREVYEKARTKLRRVHGFSATSEKRPEIDQKPEISGKFKVDGSLEIGKDVSLILVLRNVTSDAKTVKANMTAWTIVYTGKPIHEVWKDSLSSTLASEEEKQFPIKITYAEYQQNLTSDNMIQVTALCQIESGIDVVVERNITLDNPDLVMQVLSDAKVNEPVNVEVIFTNPLDQEVKDCVLQAEGSDLLKGKLKIEMPSLQPRQSSKVPVEIIPTKSGTKQLLVNFSCDKFPDVKAFETINVAN from the exons GGCCAAAGCCATCACTGCAAGCTAAGACCCAGGCTGTATTTGACATCTCCAGCACAGCAAGCAATAGTACCTGGAGCGCAGTCCAACAATCCACCGACTCCAGCTCTGTCAGCATCTCTATTTCCAGCCCAGCTAATGCTGCCATCGGACGCTACAGACTGAGCGTGCAGCCTGCCTCAGGTGGTAGTGCCCCCCGTAGGACCCTTGGAACATTCGTTCTGCTCTTTAACCCTTGGTCTTCAG gggatgATGTGTTTATGCCTGACAGCACTGAGCGCAAGGAGTACGTGCAGGAAGAGTTTGGAATTGTCTTTACGGGCAACATAAACCGTATTAGCAAGATGGGCTGGAATTATGGCCAG tttCAAGAAGACATTCTGAATATCTGCCTTTCCATACTGGATAGAAGCCTAAGCTACCGTAAAGACCCTGCCACTGATGTGTCTCGCAGAAATGATCCCAAATACGTGGGCCGTGTGCTCAGTGCCATG GTCAACAGTAATGATGATAACGGGGTGCTGCAGGGAAAGTGGACTGGAAATTACTCTGATGGAACAAATCCAAGCAGTTGGAATGGAAGCGTTGAAATCCTGCGAAAGTGGAAGGATGCAGGATTTAAACCTGTTAAATATGGACAATGCTGGGTTTTTGCATCAGTGCTGAACACAG TGCTCAGGTGTCTGGGGATTCCTACTCGTACGATTTCAAATTTCAACTCCGCCCATGACACAGATAGAAACCTGAGTGTGGATGTATATTATGATGAATCTGGAAATCCTCTCAGCATGGGGCATGACAGCGTCTG GAATTTCCATGTCTGGAATGAAAGCTGGTTTACCCGAagtgacctggggccctcctacAATGGATGGCAAATTCTGGATGCAACTCCCCAGGAGAAAAGTGCAG GAATATTTCAGTGTGGTCCTGCTTCACTTATAGCCATCAAAGAGGGTGATGTAGACCTGGACTATGACTCTCCATTCGTATTTGCTGAGGTGAATGCAGACCGTATCACCTGGACTTACAACATTAGGACTAGAGAGGCAAAGCCAATCTCTTCTGAGACCAAGTCAATTGGCCAGTTCACCAGCACCAAGGCAGTAGGCAGTTATGCCCGTGTAGATGTCACTAATAATTACAAATATGGAGAAG gcTCTCAGAAGGAAAGAGAAGTGTATGAAAAGGCTCGTACAAAGCTGCGCCGAGTACATGGTTTCAGTGCCACATCAGAGAAGCGACCAGAAATTGATCAAAAGCCTGAAATTTCAGGGAAGTTCAAGGTGGATGGCTCCTTAGAGATCGGCAAAGATGTCAGCCTAATCTTGGTTCTCAGAAATGTGACCTCTGATGCTAAGACTGTAAAGGCAAATATGACTGCTTGGACCATTGTGTACACTGGGAAGCCAATTCATGAGGTCTGGAAAGACTCCCTTTCATCTACTCTTGCTTCTGAAGAAG agAAACAGTTTCCCATTAAGATAACGTATGCTGAGTACCAGCAGAATTTAACAAGCGACAACATGATTCAAGTAACAGCTTTGTGTCAAATTGAAAGTGGGATTGATGTGGTGGTGGAAAGAAACATCACTCTGGATAACCCTGACCTTGTCATGCAG GTGCTCAGTGATGCAaaagtgaatgaaccggtgaatGTGGAAGTGATATTTACCAATCCTCTCGACCAAGAGGTGAAAGACTGCGTGCTGCAGGCAGAAGGCAGTGACCTGCTGAAAGGAAAGCTCAAGATAGA aATGCCCTCACTACAGCCCAGGCAGAGTTCCAAAGTACCGGTTGAAATCATTCCCACCAAGAGTGGAACCAAGCAACTGCTCGTTAATTTCTCCTGTGACAAGTTTCCAGATGTCAAAGCCTTTGAGACCATAAATGTGGCCAACTGA